The segment GGCAATGGATACAAACAATGAAATCATGACATATACGCCCCATGGGGGCAACAAATAATACAGAAAGCAAACCAAGGGCTTCGGGGTCTCGGTTATTAAATATGGGGGGTGTTGTCCGGATATAAAGTAGTGCCAGATCAAGCGGTATGTTATTACGGAGCTCTTGCCGATAATCCCATAATCTATATGAAGGAGTAATGGGAATGATAGGGTCAATAAGAAAAATAAACCCGGCAAAGCAGCGGCTCTGATGATATATTTATATTTGTCTTGCATTCTGATCAGTATGATTCTAAAAAGCAAAAGGCCGGAAGATCCGACCTTGGTGAACGTCCCCTTGTTCCGGGAATAGTTTTGCCGGGCAGTTTATTTTCCCGGGGGAACAGGGGCCGCCGCCCGGGCCAGGTTGTTCTTCAGGTCATCGGGGCTGTCGGTATGGATCAAGGCCTCGTCCAAAGTGATCAGCCGCTTGCGCACCAGATCGGCCAGGGAATGGTTCAACGGCATCATGCCCTGCTTGGTGCCCATCTGAATGGCTGAGGGTATCTGGCTGGTCTTGCCTTCGCGGATCAGGTTACGGATGGCGCTGTTGATCAGCATCAGTTCGTAGGCCACAATCCGGCCCTTGCCGTCGGCCCGGCGGGGCAGCACCTGTGAGAGCACCGCCAGCAGGTTGCCCGAGATCTGCATCCGGACCTGGGCCTGCTGATGGGGCGGGAAGACCTCCACTATCCGGTCGATGGTCTGCATGGAATCGGTGGTGTGCAGGGTGGAAAGCACCAGGTGTCCGGTCTCGGCCGCGGTGATGGCCAGCTGAATGGTCTCCAGGTCGCGCATCTCGCCGATCACTATCATGTCGGGATCCTGGCGCAGCACGCTCTTTAAGGCGTTGGTGAAGCTGTGGGTGTCCTTGCCCACCTCCCGCTGGTTGATCTCGGCCTTCTTGTCCTGGTAGATGAACTCGATGGGATCCTCGATGGTGACGATGTGGCAGTCCTGGTTGGCGTTGCGGGTCTCCACCATGGCGGCTATGGTGGTGGATTTGCCGCATCCGGCCGGCCCGGTCACCAGGATCAGGCCCCGGGGCCGCATAGCCAGGTTCTTGCAGACGATGGGCAGGTTCAGCTCGTCCACGGTGGGTATCCTATTGGGCACCACCCGGAACACCAGTCCAAACTCGTTTCGTTGGAAGAACACCGAGGCCCGGAAACGGCAGAGGTTGGCTATGGAGCAGGCCATGTCCAGCTCCCGCTCCCGGCGGAAACGCTCAAGCTGTTCCTTGGTCATGATGTCCACGGCGAAACGCTTGGTGTCCTCCGAGGTCAGCACCGGCACTTCCACCGGCACCAGATTGCCCTGAAGCCTTAAGGCCGGCGGGGTACCAACCTTAAGGATCAGATCAGAAGCGCCTTTTTGAAAGGTCAGATATAGTAATTCGGCCAGCTGCATCTTAACAAAATTAAAAATAAAAAATAGAAGATAAAAAAATGGGAAGCGGATAAATGGGAAATAGGGATGGTAGTTCTGACCGCAGATCGAATTACCGGCTGATGGACGTTTCCAGTTCGGCGGGGTTGGAGGATTTGGCCAGGGCGTCCTCCAGGGTGACCAGGTTCTTCTGCACCAGTTCCTTTAAGGCGGAGTCCAGGCTCTGCATCCCGAACTTGGACCCGGTCTGGATCAGCGAGTATATCTGGGGGGTTTTGCCGTCGCGGATGACGCTGCGGACGGCCGGAGTGCCCAGCATGATCTCGAAAGCGCCCACCAGCTTGCGGCTGCCCACCGCCGGCAGCAGGGCCTGGGAGATGACCGCTTGAAGTACGGTGGCCAGCTGGACCCGGGCCTGTGCCTGGGATTCCGGGGGATAGGTGTTGATGATCCGGTCCACGGTCTGGGCGGCGTCGGTGGTGTGAAGGGTGGCCAGCACCAGGTGGCCGGTCTCGGCCGCGGCGATGGCCAGGGACATGGTCTCGTAGTTGCGCATCTCTCCCACCAGGATCACATCGGGGTTCTGGCGCATCACATGGCGCAATCCGGAGGCAAAGGTGGGGGTGTCGGAGCCCACCTCTCTCTGCTCGATGATGGCCAGGTTGTCCTTGTACAGGAATTCGATGGGATCTTCCAGGGTAATGATGTGGCTGCGGCGGTTGCTGTTGATGTGTTCCACCATGGCCGCCAAAGTGGTGGATTTTCCGGAGCCGGTGGGCCCGGTGATCAGGATCAAACCCCTTGGCAAAAGAGCCAGTTCCTTCAATATCAGAGGGAGCTTCCATTCCTCCAGAGTCCGGATCTTAAGCGGGATCACCCGCATGATGGCCCCCACGTAGCCCCGCTGACGGAAAATGTTGATGCGGAACCGGGCCACCCCGGGCAGGCCAAAAGCAAAATCAAGCTCCAGATCCTTCTCGTAGCGGCGCTGCTGCTCCTCGGTCATGATGGAATAAAGCAGGCTTTTTGTATCCTCTTCCACCATCACCGGGAACTCGCTGCGCACCAGCTTGCCGCCGATCCGGTAAATGGGGGCCTCGCCCACCCGCAGATGCAGGTCGGAGGCTTCGCGCAGGACCAGTTCCTCCAGGAGCTGGTCCATCTGGGGGAGTTGAGGATTGCCGTTGGTCATTTTGTGGGTGATAGTTCTGTATTAGAGATAATTGATGGTGCCCGCCTACGCTAAAGCTACGGCGGACTATTGTCAAGCAGGGAGGCATAATGGTGCCGGCGGAGGGAATCGAACCCCCATGGTATTGCTACCGGTGGATTTTGAGTCCACTGCGTCTACCAGTTTCACCACGCCGGCGGGAACATCACTCTAAGCATAGCAAAAGATTGTTATTTTGTCAACGATAAAACATACTATTTCACATTTATAACACAACGGTTTACGGCCGGCGCAAGGCGTAATACAATTAGATGTTGTTTCCCGAAACATGGTTCCCCAAAAAACCGTGAAATTGGAGTTGCATACAGCTGCAAGACCTCCATTTAAGGACTATCTCCCTT is part of the candidate division TA06 bacterium genome and harbors:
- a CDS encoding type IV pilus twitching motility protein PilT gives rise to the protein MTNGNPQLPQMDQLLEELVLREASDLHLRVGEAPIYRIGGKLVRSEFPVMVEEDTKSLLYSIMTEEQQRRYEKDLELDFAFGLPGVARFRINIFRQRGYVGAIMRVIPLKIRTLEEWKLPLILKELALLPRGLILITGPTGSGKSTTLAAMVEHINSNRRSHIITLEDPIEFLYKDNLAIIEQREVGSDTPTFASGLRHVMRQNPDVILVGEMRNYETMSLAIAAAETGHLVLATLHTTDAAQTVDRIINTYPPESQAQARVQLATVLQAVISQALLPAVGSRKLVGAFEIMLGTPAVRSVIRDGKTPQIYSLIQTGSKFGMQSLDSALKELVQKNLVTLEDALAKSSNPAELETSISR
- a CDS encoding type IV pilus twitching motility protein PilT yields the protein MQLAELLYLTFQKGASDLILKVGTPPALRLQGNLVPVEVPVLTSEDTKRFAVDIMTKEQLERFRRERELDMACSIANLCRFRASVFFQRNEFGLVFRVVPNRIPTVDELNLPIVCKNLAMRPRGLILVTGPAGCGKSTTIAAMVETRNANQDCHIVTIEDPIEFIYQDKKAEINQREVGKDTHSFTNALKSVLRQDPDMIVIGEMRDLETIQLAITAAETGHLVLSTLHTTDSMQTIDRIVEVFPPHQQAQVRMQISGNLLAVLSQVLPRRADGKGRIVAYELMLINSAIRNLIREGKTSQIPSAIQMGTKQGMMPLNHSLADLVRKRLITLDEALIHTDSPDDLKNNLARAAAPVPPGK